CTCTTATGTCCATATGGGATAAGCTTATCTGATGAATACTATGTCATAGCATATTATGTTCACATTCACAGGATCTTTTTTTTGCACTTGTTTGTCCTGTTGCACTCGTCTGCGCGTGCACTTCATGTACAACTCGTAGGTCTTATTTAGTACCACATGTAGTCCCATGTATTTCTGTGCTGTTTCACGTAGCACCATGGTCATGGAGGAACATTtaaatgtatgcatttagcagacgcttttatccaaagccactTCCAAGAGAGAAGGAACACTGATTCGTGTCATTGGGTACTGCAGCACGTATATGattgaaacaacaacaaaatccccCGAGGCCTGACTTGAGTGAGGGGCTGACTGTGCTGTTCCAGATGCAGAGCCTGAGCGGCGATGGAGCGATGGAGCGCCTTGACCTCATGGAGGGGAAATACTACGACCTTCAGCTGCAGCTGTATGACATCCAGGCTGAcatcctgcagggggaggagatgctGCTCACCGCTCAGCTGGACAGCATACGCAGACAGatgaccggtgtgtgtgtgtgtgtgtgtgtacctttgtctgtgtgggtgagtgtgcttgtgtgtgtgttaactcgGATAAACTCAGTTTGCGTGTTTATGATTTTTCTTTGTGTTAgggtttcttttttggggggagtcTCCACTTTCTGTACATGTCTAAAGGAGGATGTAGGTAGATGTTTGAAAACTCCACCAGCCTGTGGGGTTCCAGTGTTGTGGCAATTCAGCCACACAGGCACAgaagtggggaggggtgtgtgctaATCTCACAGCTCTGCTAGACACGCTCATATTGCCCTGATTCTGAGAACCAATAAAGCTGCTTTATCTGCACCTTGGCCAGCAGGTAGGAGGCCAGACCTGGACAGTCATGTTGCCATctgctatggtgtgtgtgtattcatgtgtaactgttgtatgtgtgtgtgttctgacctgcatgtgtgtgtgtgtgtgtgcattcatgtgtaactgttgtatgtgtgtgttttccggactgcatgtgtgtgtgtgtgtgtgtattcatatgtaactgttgtatgtgtgtgtgtgtgttttcggacctgcgtgtgtgtgttgcagagtgCCAGGACCAGGTGGTGTACTATGATACCTATgagagtgtggagggtgtggtggaggaggagcacacagacagagaggagctgAAGAGGTTGCAGCTCAGCGCTAGGCAGCTGGAGGCCAGGAGGGGGCGTATCACTGCCAAACGCACCTACCTCAAACACAAGAGGGTGTGAACCCACACGCGCACgcaaacatgcatacacacatgcgcgcatgcatgcatgcacacacagtaggaCTGAGGGATAACTGGGAAGTCCTTTGTGATCCTGCAGGAGATTTGTGTGAGTAACCATGGTGACAAGCAGCAGAGATGCCCACGCAGCCAGCAGGACATACAGCAGGTACACtgacctggggctggggctgggggctgggggttttGACCTTGTATTGTACAAtccgtctccttctctctgttcatCATGTGTTGTCacgagcaggaggaagaggaggatgaggagaggaggaacagcagagtgagtctggagaGACAAAAGACCCTGGACAGGCTGCGCAACTTCAAACaggtgaacaaacacacaaacacacacacacagcaacagcaCTGCCCTCGTGAGTGTGTGACTTTCTACGGTTCcttcctctgactctctctctctccccctctttctctccatccttcttgtAGCGGTACCCCGGTCAGGTGATCCTGAAGTCCACTCGTTTGCGTGCGTCCCagtccagaggagaggagaaagggggagagggaggaagaggaggggagaaccaGGGCCAGACCAGAAGTCTGAGCACCAGTGTGCAGACAGACCCCAGCCCAGTCCTAAACCTCCCAGCATCACTGCTCCCCATACCAGACAACTCACCCCCTTCTTCTCCGCCAGAGTTccccgcctccccggcctctcctcctcctctcccgcccccccctcctcctccgcctcccccccaggaggggacacccctctcctctgccagccAGGCTCCGGGTCCCGGGGAGGCGAAGGGGGAGAccggtcctcctcccctctctcccctggggcCCTTCCTCCCTCGCTTCTTTGACAGCAGCCAGCTGGTGAATGCCAGGAAAAGGCTGAGGAAGACCTCTCCCCTGGAGGCTCACAGGAGGAAAGGTACCCAGCTAACACCAGCCTCCACATCATTCCAACCCCTTACGCCATGTATTCACCACAGCGCATGTTATCATGTGTCCATATTGTTAACAATACGATTTTGTTGTGGACAGTCATATTTTTTGAGGACGgaacttacagtttttcacaatagctcaaacacattcttgaaacagtcacccattttctcaaaactgtaaacacaaaacctcaatttcaagcactatttacaaaacctctgaattctcttgcaaaatgaaactttcgcctcaaaacagttttacctgtgctcaaaattaaactttcgcctcaaaacagatttacctgtgctcaaaatcaaacactgctctcaaatcataaacaaagtgatcaaaatgatatacactatcaagcagtcagtaaacaatacacaaaaaaatttaaaacacattgttcaaaacatatagttctcaaggagaagtacatttttacgtaatctcaaaacaaatttcatatttatccgtcattgtcttttgatgaacgacaacatgttctatcatagtagctcaaaatgtatcataAATTACTACTctactttgctctttgcaatttttttggttctttctcctccttgtacccctatacagtactgtaccctgcatctcactactcacaactcactcttgttctttgttgatatgaacctgcaaccagtcaaaatctattgagcagtcagtactgttactgtaacaaatggaaagcacaatgttcagggccatacaatttgttcattgtacagtatacagcctacaatgcactgtactacagtaaaagggacaaaaatctaaggagtaaacatgtgatcaatgtgcttcttcttgtctttgggctgggtcaggccagagcacttcgtcgacatcacaagcaatattttcccaccttcaacaacctgtttgctctctgaactggtttatattggttgtgtcacatcatttgaaaaaagttaaatcaattttgagtggttgtgttttgtcaatgacatgttttctctatttgtatttgattgttgccatttgtgtttaccagtatggatgacatgtgcattagggtgcagaatgtgttttgagaatgagaatgtgtttagagttttgctgaaacgTCTATGTGAGacctgcaaattgtgttttaccatgtgaaatggtttaaggtattgacaacagactgcacaattagctacatgagttcaagcaactgagaactttgttcagccaatgggttttagtgttttagcaattgagaaaaactgtaatagtgGATGGAACTTAATAGTGGAAAACTAAGATGGTACATAGCAAAGATACATACAAAGACAATAACAGGTGTTTGTTGTACACGGACACATAACACAATATGTGTTACAGTAGGAACACATATATGAATGAGTAATATGATAGGATAGTCTATATATGATAAAATGATGAGACAAGCAGATCTGCTCATTTTAAtgaatagaaagaaagaaaaaaagggatatgaattaggggcctgtgccccagtagagtttgatGTCTATCAACGCTGATGCAAACGCCACTGTAGGTCTAGGCTGTCTGGTGGAGATAATATAGATAGATTTTTAATATTTATTAAGAAGGAAATCATTTGAGACAATTGTAAAACAAGATTGTATGATAGTGCTCCTTGGGCCGCAAAGTTTTTGGCCAAACTCAACCTGCGTCCGACACAGTTAATGTAAGCTGAAGCACTGAACCACCGTAAAAAAAATTACACTTTATTTTACTTGAAGGCGAAGCACCATGTCATGAAGGGTGACGTGACCGAACTCAAACATAATCGGAGATTCAGCCCATCACCCCCAACACAAAAAGCTTTCCAGCGTACCTGGCAACAGCTAAACTGAAATGAACTATGTTCGTTATATAAAAGTTTCACTTGAAATAAAACTgcatccccccctcttcccccccccagtGAGCTCCCCCATGGATGAGGTGCTGGCCTCTCTGAAGAGGGGCAGCTTCCAGCTGCGCAGGGTTGACCAGCGTGGCCCGGCCCCGGGCCCAGAAGACGACCCAGACAACATCCTGGTCCAGATCCGGAGGGGGGTGAAGCTGCGGTGTGTGCCCAGCAGGGAGGCCCGGGGCCGGATGGAGGACATGCCCTTGGACCCCCTGACCAGGAGCATTCACCAGGCTCTGCAGCGCATCAAGGACGCTTCACCTGACTCTGACTCAGATGACGAGGGCTTGTTGTGTCCTGACTGGGAGAGCTAGGGATGGCACataaactcatacacacacactcatgcacacatacacacactcacagaccctCTCATGCTGTAAAACTATCCTATAGGCACACATTCACGTACAGTAAATTCACACACATATCTAATCTCAGCCAGTCAATGTGAATCTGGGATGTGTACCTTTTTCTCTGCTTATGGCACAAAGCAATTACAAGCAATTTCAAGTTACAATCAAGCTTTTAATAATTAcggtggtcacacacacaacctacgcacacacacttgtagcCTTCAACACCAAAAGTATTTCCCTGTGTtggactagtgtgtgtgtgtgtgtctttatctctatccctctctctctttctctccccagccctctcccttgttccatgtccctttctctctatccaaCCCGTCCTTCCCTACGTCCCTTTCTTTTcctttatctctttctttccccgtccctctgtctccatcccctgcatccctctcccccccattcCTCTGTCACGGTTCAGTGTGAAGGGGGATCAGTATTGTATGATTGCAGCATAAGGTATGCCTGCAGGCTGACACACAGTCTGGTAATGGGTTTATCTCCTGAGCCAGCCAACATTATACTGTTGCacggcagccagccagccagttagtCAATCTgttagccagtcagccagccagtcagtctgttagccagccagtcagtcaatctgttagccagccagtcagtcaatctGTTAGCCAGCAAGTCAGTCAATCTgttagccagtcagccagtcaatcTAATAGCCAGTCAATCAGCcttccagccacccagccagtcagtcagtgaatCTATTAGCcagtcagcctgccagccagccagccagttggCCAGGCAGTTAGTCTGTCAGTTTGTTAACCAGCCAGTCACAGGCCAGCGAACCAGTAAATCTGTcagccagacagtcagtcagccagcctgtcagtttgtcagccaggcagtcagtcagttGTTTTTCCAGTCATTCTATCAGTCTGTCAGCCGTTTGGCCAGCCAGCTCGTCAATCTTTCATACAGACCGTCAGGCAACCAGTTAGTCAGAGGATTTAGTGGCCTGAGAGGGGGAATCAGTAACCCGGTaacagcatttgtgtgtgtttctgagaggggtgggggagagggaaagggagagagagcgagggatgggTAAATTGAGTGCTGACATCGAGTGGGTAGTGATTATGTCATCACCACAGAACTCAGAGCTCCTTCCACTCCaatgggatggaggaggatggagggaaagaggaggatgtTTTTCACCCCCTCATATTTAGTGGCctggggagagaaaagaggtgtTGGATTatttctctgctccccccctctccctatacttcccttctcactctctcgaCATCCCTCCCTcagcttctctccctctctatgacacttttctcttctctctttttctgccaTGTTTTCCTGCCGTCTTTCTCGGCAGATAGAAGCACACGGTTGGAGGTCCAATAATCATTGCATTATTGtcttgcacacagacacacacacagtcttgttGGACTAAGACCACAGTCGCCTTTTAACTAGTCCTTAGTGTTCAGTGTGGGTACAGCACTTCATTCTAGGAATTcacaagacatacacacacacaatcacataagggaaggtgagggttagggttagcctaaaCCAAACTTGTTGAGGAACATTGTAAGACTTGACCTTCCTCTGTTGTGTGATAAGGGTTGTTTAGAAGACCTCACAAAGCATAACCTCACTAAGACCAGTCTGTTATTGTGGTTTTGACCCCTCTCTGCACTGTTATTCTATTATAAACATTTCTACAATCAATCAATACACTAATTCTTCCCTGAGTGGCAATTTGCAGAGGCAGTATTGTGACACATAACCCTTAACCTAGGCCTGACCTCATCATGACCCTAATTCTAACCTGAACCCAAATACAAGCCTACCTAACCCTTAAACTAATATCTACTTAATCCCAACTGCACAATGCCATGGACCTACACCATGATCTCTTAACACCAAATGAACACCACATTGATCTAATCTACACCACTACACTGACCTATCAACTTGACCTATCATCACCACACTGACCTATAGATAAACAGATTCTTTATTGTCCTTTTTCAAGGAAATATGTTGCCACCATCTGTACAGAgcctcacataaacacagattACATAGAtataatatacacacatacatacaatacGTAGATACAGTACACACCAACATAACTACCTGGCTCATATACACAGCATCTTTCCATATGATGTTTACTGGGTGTTTTGTTTAAATGATGCTATGCCGTCAGGAACAAAACTCCAGCCATAGCATGCCTGTATCCAGGCCAGGGATCTGTATCTGCGACCTGCTGGAAGCAGTGTGAAATGGCTCTTCTGTTGAGGTCTGAGAGGTAGGGGGTGGAGAGGCTGTCATCTTTCACACTGACCTATCAACACCTCACTGACATATCAACAACGTCCATGTTAGTGAAATTTTGTTTTTAACACTTATTTGCATTTGACATTTGTTTGTAAAAATGATATTCGATTTATTTGTAGCAAGAACTTCTTCCATGTTACATTATCAACAAACATGATGTTGTAATAGTTTTATGATCCTTCAGTCACCCAAGAAGTGCATAATCCTTGATAGAAAGTAATTATGTA
Above is a genomic segment from Osmerus mordax isolate fOsmMor3 chromosome 24, fOsmMor3.pri, whole genome shotgun sequence containing:
- the LOC136932837 gene encoding junction-mediating and -regulatory protein-like, whose translation is MSFAMEDNLESDWVAVRPNAFDEKEKHKFVFIVAWNEVEGRFAITCHNRTVQRKSIILGKDPLTDTATPGAKEDTTFLKSPVKDKTPKSQAKVSCAADNDTLGLDEFDCLFREDCSWAGLFSFQDLRIIHLQLCSVNSDLEPCLPPFPEELAGMWTVLFGPAEVSQTEMDDLCYRLQVYLGHALDTCGWKILSQVLFTESDDPEKYYESLSELRQSGYEEALQRAKTHLHKLLEQHRGLESMVELLQVYKEEDQAYDALLEAATQLYQYLLQPFRDMRELAMLRRQQIKISMENDYLGPRRIESLKKEDCDWQMKAQEAVLNIQQFTVRYFEITARAQKAVYERMRVDQRKLGKAAWTAAVERMERLQYSVAKETLQLQRAREICLEQQKHTLKKEMQSLSGDGAMERLDLMEGKYYDLQLQLYDIQADILQGEEMLLTAQLDSIRRQMTECQDQVVYYDTYESVEGVVEEEHTDREELKRLQLSARQLEARRGRITAKRTYLKHKREICVSNHGDKQQRCPRSQQDIQQEEEEDEERRNSRVSLERQKTLDRLRNFKQRYPGQVILKSTRLRASQSRGEEKGGEGGRGGENQGQTRSLSTSVQTDPSPVLNLPASLLPIPDNSPPSSPPEFPASPASPPPLPPPPPPPPPPQEGTPLSSASQAPGPGEAKGETGPPPLSPLGPFLPRFFDSSQLVNARKRLRKTSPLEAHRRKVSSPMDEVLASLKRGSFQLRRVDQRGPAPGPEDDPDNILVQIRRGVKLRCVPSREARGRMEDMPLDPLTRSIHQALQRIKDASPDSDSDDEGLLCPDWES